Proteins encoded within one genomic window of Haloimpatiens massiliensis:
- a CDS encoding cation:proton antiporter: protein MHSLYYVGIILISGLIMGKVISYLKLPKVTGYLIAGLIIGPSILNLVPSTAAAKLSVISEAALGFIAYSIGSSFNFDNLKQLGSGIIIITLFESLTAVILVDFVMIVILKQPVPFSIMLGAIAAATAPAATIMVIKQYRAKGPLVNTLLPVVAIDDAVGIMAFGISMTIAKSLMDTSQTFNVKTLLLPIKEILLAFIIGIAIGFVLSFISKYAEGEDQLLTISLATVFITVGIAIKLNISPLLTCMAIGGTVSNIAPNSTRVLSIVDKFTPPVFVAFFTIAGIELNLTILKHVGFLGIAYILFRVVGKVLGAYIGAKLAKSPPVVQKYLGLTLIPQAGVAIGLAMVAETAVPKFGAAIRTIILSATVIYELIGPLLTKIALFSAGEAHVEKNRNLKVKNQEIQLKH from the coding sequence ATGCACTCTTTATATTATGTTGGGATTATACTTATTTCAGGATTAATAATGGGAAAAGTTATATCCTACTTAAAGCTTCCTAAGGTAACTGGTTATCTTATAGCTGGCCTTATAATAGGTCCTTCTATTTTAAACCTAGTTCCCTCCACTGCCGCTGCTAAACTCTCTGTAATTTCTGAAGCAGCTTTAGGATTTATTGCATATAGTATTGGAAGCTCTTTTAATTTTGATAATTTAAAACAATTAGGTAGCGGAATTATAATAATAACCCTATTTGAATCTTTAACTGCTGTTATACTTGTAGATTTTGTAATGATTGTAATTTTAAAACAACCAGTACCCTTTAGTATAATGCTAGGAGCTATAGCTGCAGCTACAGCTCCCGCAGCCACTATAATGGTTATAAAACAATATAGAGCCAAAGGCCCTCTAGTTAATACGCTACTTCCTGTTGTCGCTATAGATGATGCTGTTGGAATTATGGCTTTTGGAATTTCTATGACCATAGCAAAATCATTAATGGACACTTCACAAACCTTTAATGTTAAAACTCTTTTATTACCTATTAAAGAAATACTTTTAGCATTTATAATAGGTATTGCTATTGGATTTGTTTTATCATTTATTTCAAAATATGCAGAAGGAGAAGATCAGCTTCTTACCATAAGCTTAGCAACTGTTTTTATAACTGTTGGAATAGCTATAAAATTGAACATATCTCCACTTTTAACCTGTATGGCTATAGGTGGTACTGTAAGTAATATAGCTCCTAACAGCACCCGTGTTTTATCTATTGTGGATAAATTTACTCCACCTGTTTTTGTTGCCTTTTTTACTATAGCAGGAATAGAACTTAATTTGACCATACTTAAGCATGTAGGCTTCTTAGGAATTGCATATATATTATTTAGAGTTGTAGGTAAAGTTCTAGGAGCATACATAGGTGCTAAACTAGCTAAATCCCCACCTGTTGTTCAAAAATATTTAGGTCTTACTTTAATTCCACAGGCAGGAGTAGCTATCGGACTAGCTATGGTAGCAGAAACCGCTGTACCAAAGTTTGGCGCAGCCATAAGGACAATAATACTCTCAGCTACAGTTATTTATGAACTTATAGGACCTTTACTTACAAAAATAGCACTATTCAGTGCAGGGGAAGCTCACGTGGAAAAAAACAGGAACTTAAAAGTAAAAAATCAAGAAATTCAACTAAAACATTAA
- a CDS encoding GerAB/ArcD/ProY family transporter, with amino-acid sequence MNKKNTIPEDELLTPNQITFLIVGIAIRVAFIRFPNALVKHAYQDAWISALIGVLYPLYILLISNYIIKKYPNKNILEINRDFFGHILGNILNILFMLPLSFYIFSVISDYMRVNLTYIVAFLTQKKVLNISLLVVAYTAYKGLKPLSKVNEYVGYMILGMILLSGAALKYGNIGNLMPVFQAPIKDILNGSVDSLYFFTAFESLLLYHDRAKDKSSIKKASFKGLFISTIVWLWCLFITIYYLGVDIIPKSTWSFIMVFESIHLPIINNFRYVFMFVWTLICLRVISNFYYFTSFVIGDVIKKDRKKVCIAMYIPVFFICNKLGDSAIREKLIDFLSPIFVIFNVCFLTILALIIYFKSKKTSNQND; translated from the coding sequence ATGAATAAAAAAAACACTATACCAGAAGATGAACTTTTGACTCCTAATCAAATTACATTCTTGATAGTTGGTATTGCCATAAGGGTAGCATTCATTAGATTCCCCAATGCACTAGTTAAACATGCCTATCAAGACGCTTGGATATCTGCTCTAATAGGGGTTCTTTATCCTTTGTATATACTCTTAATAAGTAATTATATAATTAAAAAGTATCCTAATAAAAATATTCTTGAAATAAATAGAGATTTTTTCGGCCATATACTTGGTAATATTTTAAATATACTATTTATGCTTCCATTGAGCTTTTACATATTTTCTGTAATTTCAGATTATATGAGAGTTAATCTTACTTACATAGTGGCTTTTTTAACTCAAAAAAAAGTGCTAAATATATCCCTTTTAGTAGTTGCTTATACTGCTTATAAAGGTCTTAAACCATTAAGTAAAGTAAATGAATATGTTGGGTATATGATTTTAGGAATGATTTTACTTTCTGGAGCTGCCTTAAAATATGGGAATATAGGAAATTTAATGCCTGTGTTTCAGGCACCCATTAAAGACATACTTAATGGTTCTGTAGATAGCCTTTATTTCTTTACTGCCTTTGAATCCTTACTTTTATATCATGATAGAGCTAAAGATAAATCTTCTATTAAAAAAGCTTCCTTTAAAGGCTTATTTATAAGTACTATAGTTTGGCTATGGTGCCTTTTTATAACCATATATTACTTAGGAGTAGACATAATCCCTAAGAGCACTTGGTCTTTTATAATGGTTTTTGAAAGCATACATTTACCTATCATAAATAACTTTAGATATGTCTTCATGTTTGTATGGACATTAATATGTCTAAGAGTAATTAGTAATTTTTATTACTTTACCAGTTTTGTAATTGGTGATGTTATTAAAAAAGATAGAAAAAAAGTATGTATAGCTATGTACATACCTGTATTTTTTATATGCAATAAATTAGGTGATAGTGCTATAAGAGAAAAACTTATAGATTTTCTCTCTCCTATTTTCGTAATTTTCAATGTCTGTTTTCTTACTATATTAGCTCTTATAATTTATTTTAAATCAAAAAAAACAAGTAACCAAAATGATTAG
- the argF gene encoding ornithine carbamoyltransferase: MGINLKGRHFLTLKDFTPQEIRYLLDLSHNLKDKKRLGIKGNSLEGKNIVLLFEKTSTRTRCAFEVAALDEGAHVTFLTNSQMGKKESIEDTAKVLGRFYDGIEFRGFKQETVDALAKHSGVPVWNGLTDIDHPTQVLADLLTIEEHINKPLNKVKFVFVGDIRNNMSYALMYGAAKMGMHFVALGPKELNPDPKVMAEAEAFAKESGAKIEVTDNIDEAVKDADVIYTDIWASMGEEDQLANRVKLLTPYKVTEEMFEKTGNPETLFMHCLPSFHDFETNVATEAKEKTGLDIREVTDEVFRSKNSVVFDEAENRMHTIKSVMVATLGK, encoded by the coding sequence ATGGGTATAAATTTAAAGGGAAGACATTTTTTAACATTAAAGGACTTCACACCACAAGAAATAAGATATTTATTAGACTTATCTCATAATTTAAAGGATAAAAAGAGATTAGGAATAAAAGGTAATTCATTAGAAGGAAAGAATATAGTTCTTTTATTTGAAAAAACTTCTACAAGAACTAGATGTGCTTTTGAAGTTGCTGCTTTAGATGAAGGCGCTCATGTAACATTCCTTACAAACTCTCAAATGGGTAAAAAAGAATCTATAGAAGATACTGCAAAAGTTCTTGGAAGATTTTATGATGGAATAGAATTTAGAGGATTTAAGCAAGAGACAGTTGATGCTCTAGCTAAACATTCAGGAGTTCCTGTATGGAATGGTCTTACTGACATAGATCACCCAACACAAGTACTTGCTGACCTTTTAACTATAGAAGAACATATTAATAAACCTCTTAACAAAGTTAAATTTGTTTTCGTTGGGGATATAAGAAATAATATGAGTTATGCTTTAATGTATGGTGCAGCTAAAATGGGAATGCATTTCGTAGCTCTTGGCCCAAAGGAATTAAATCCAGATCCAAAGGTAATGGCAGAAGCAGAAGCATTTGCTAAGGAATCAGGAGCAAAAATAGAAGTTACAGACAACATAGATGAAGCTGTTAAAGACGCAGATGTAATCTACACTGATATATGGGCATCTATGGGAGAAGAAGACCAATTAGCTAACAGAGTTAAATTATTAACTCCATATAAAGTTACAGAAGAAATGTTTGAGAAAACTGGCAACCCAGAAACTTTATTCATGCACTGCTTACCATCATTCCATGATTTCGAAACAAATGTAGCAACAGAAGCTAAAGAGAAGACTGGTTTAGATATAAGAGAAGTAACTGATGAAGTATTCAGAAGTAAAAACTCTGTAGTATTTGATGAAGCAGAAAACAGAATGCATACAATTAAATCTGTTATGGTTGCAACATTAGGAAAATAA
- a CDS encoding methyl-accepting chemotaxis protein — protein MSKKRRGIKSKLMGIFIIVLLIPILGISMLSYVQLKKSNVNKFKEEMSGYSQVVKKALEGMDEQNREILDMFSKREEFINIGKDSKLQDKITKSLLYYKEANDEVSQVYMCTPNKNMITATNVQLPEGYDPTEMQWYKNAVEADGEVVVSEPYEDNGNKGSYTITYSKAVKDSSSGVVGVLGLDVDIKLLTKEISNIKIGKKGYAMFVDKSGKIISHKDSKLVGKGKEQLSWLKDILQESKSSFYKKIYGNEYFIYKLTNANTKGSTICILPKSEMTTELMTVIVNSLLITVVSVVIAIVLISLFAKKIYKPIKRVETYLDEVGNGNLSIELDGNTSIAELNSINNYANKMKDNILDIVRNIQDGYKEMHKSLETLAVSIKESSSVGEEISSAVQEIAAGATHQSSKLEESVNLITELEKEINNSVAGEQNMIMALQGVGNATQKGMEVVSDLKEVFNDNTRANEELAVEMKDLGEKSKEIKNITGTIQEITEQTNLLALNASIEAARAGEAGRGFAVVAEEVRKLAEQSSNEAASIEKVINEVYKSMELVMEKINRTLEVNNKTGENVEATSVTFKDIMKQIEVLQDAIMEVDNSLSIISEHKESVVQNIQDISALSEETAATTEEVSASTEEQASGLQQIEVVVEDLENLSKRLQGAVERFKV, from the coding sequence ATGTCGAAAAAACGTAGGGGGATAAAATCCAAGTTAATGGGAATATTTATAATTGTTTTGTTAATTCCTATTCTTGGTATAAGTATGCTTAGTTATGTACAATTGAAAAAGAGTAATGTAAACAAGTTTAAGGAAGAGATGTCAGGATATTCACAAGTAGTAAAGAAGGCATTGGAAGGTATGGATGAGCAAAATAGGGAAATACTAGACATGTTTTCTAAGAGAGAAGAATTTATAAATATTGGTAAAGACTCTAAGTTGCAGGACAAAATTACAAAATCACTTTTATACTATAAAGAAGCTAATGATGAGGTTTCACAAGTGTACATGTGTACTCCAAATAAAAATATGATAACTGCAACTAATGTTCAGTTGCCAGAGGGATATGACCCTACTGAAATGCAGTGGTATAAAAATGCAGTTGAAGCAGATGGAGAAGTAGTAGTGTCTGAACCTTATGAAGATAATGGTAATAAAGGATCCTATACTATAACTTATTCTAAAGCAGTAAAGGATAGTAGTTCAGGAGTAGTAGGTGTATTAGGTTTAGATGTAGATATAAAATTATTAACTAAAGAAATTTCTAATATAAAGATAGGTAAAAAAGGCTATGCTATGTTTGTAGATAAAAGTGGCAAAATAATATCTCATAAAGATAGTAAGCTTGTGGGTAAAGGTAAAGAACAGCTTTCATGGCTTAAAGATATATTACAAGAAAGTAAATCTAGTTTTTATAAGAAAATATATGGAAATGAGTATTTTATATATAAACTTACTAATGCAAACACTAAAGGTAGTACTATTTGCATATTACCAAAATCTGAAATGACTACAGAACTAATGACTGTTATAGTAAATTCTTTATTGATAACCGTAGTAAGTGTAGTTATTGCTATAGTACTTATATCGCTATTTGCAAAAAAGATATACAAACCTATAAAAAGAGTAGAAACCTATTTAGATGAAGTAGGAAATGGGAATTTGTCTATAGAGCTGGATGGAAATACTTCTATAGCAGAGTTAAATAGTATAAATAATTATGCTAATAAAATGAAAGATAATATATTAGATATAGTTAGAAATATACAAGATGGTTATAAGGAAATGCATAAATCTTTAGAAACTTTAGCGGTTTCTATTAAGGAATCTAGTTCAGTAGGAGAGGAAATATCTTCAGCGGTTCAAGAAATAGCCGCTGGGGCAACACATCAGTCCTCAAAATTAGAGGAAAGTGTAAACTTAATTACAGAACTAGAAAAAGAAATCAACAACTCTGTAGCTGGTGAGCAAAATATGATAATGGCACTTCAAGGAGTTGGAAATGCTACTCAAAAGGGTATGGAAGTAGTAAGTGATTTAAAAGAAGTATTTAATGATAATACTAGAGCTAATGAGGAATTGGCAGTAGAAATGAAAGATTTGGGAGAAAAATCTAAGGAAATAAAAAATATAACAGGAACTATTCAAGAAATTACAGAACAAACAAATCTTCTTGCGCTCAATGCGTCTATTGAAGCGGCAAGGGCAGGAGAAGCTGGAAGAGGCTTTGCAGTAGTAGCAGAGGAAGTTAGAAAATTAGCAGAACAGTCTTCTAATGAAGCAGCTAGTATTGAAAAAGTTATAAATGAAGTATATAAAAGTATGGAACTTGTTATGGAAAAAATAAATAGAACATTGGAAGTAAACAACAAAACAGGGGAAAATGTAGAGGCTACTTCAGTTACATTCAAGGATATTATGAAGCAAATAGAAGTGCTTCAAGATGCTATAATGGAAGTAGACAATTCCCTAAGCATTATATCAGAACATAAGGAAAGTGTAGTACAAAATATACAAGACATATCAGCTCTATCTGAGGAAACAGCCGCTACAACAGAAGAGGTTAGTGCATCCACAGAAGAGCAAGCTTCAGGACTTCAACAAATAGAAGTGGTAGTAGAGGATTTAGAAAATCTATCTAAGAGGCTTCAAGGAGCTGTGGAGAGGTTTAAGGTTTAG
- a CDS encoding Ger(x)C family spore germination protein, producing the protein MKNSNAKVKLIKLSFIFILCIGIYIYFRSNISYLPVEDLYIPSAIGVDITKFSQNNIEYQAGISAYLFSQDGTGKSTVQIGKAATLPQTRQSRQLHSDHKFILGLEKVDIFSEDFAKYGINPFINGTFQNSNINDTSNTCVFDGKIEELLNINLESYPSVGDFLEGLLKRSTDYNFFSDNYKLMDIYVRLDAEGRTVVLPYITLKEKEPRIIGMALFNKDKMVKTLNIQDTRIMNLLRENNVRGMFSLKYSPKEYIDYYPTSKRKVKCTKVGDKYKFLIELDLMGDIVSNTLIPDISHNEEMRNKFQDAMSKYVEASCNKFIEKMQKDYKIDCLELGRIAASKYGRRSGVDWNKVISEQSNIDVKVKVKINSTGRGAY; encoded by the coding sequence ATGAAAAATAGTAATGCTAAAGTTAAATTAATAAAATTATCTTTTATATTTATATTATGTATAGGTATATACATATATTTTCGTTCTAACATAAGTTACTTGCCTGTAGAAGATTTATATATTCCTTCTGCCATAGGTGTAGATATAACTAAGTTTTCTCAAAATAATATAGAATATCAAGCTGGAATTTCTGCCTATCTTTTTTCTCAAGATGGAACTGGTAAGAGTACAGTTCAGATAGGCAAAGCTGCTACATTGCCTCAAACTCGCCAAAGTAGGCAACTACATTCTGACCATAAATTTATATTAGGGCTTGAAAAAGTAGATATTTTTTCTGAAGATTTTGCTAAATATGGCATAAATCCATTTATAAATGGAACCTTCCAAAATTCTAATATTAACGACACCTCTAATACCTGTGTATTTGATGGAAAAATAGAGGAACTTTTAAATATTAACCTAGAATCTTATCCTAGCGTAGGAGATTTTTTAGAAGGACTTTTAAAGCGTTCTACAGACTATAACTTTTTCTCTGATAACTATAAGCTTATGGATATATACGTAAGATTGGATGCTGAGGGTAGAACTGTAGTACTACCCTACATTACCCTTAAGGAAAAAGAACCTCGAATTATAGGCATGGCTTTATTTAATAAAGATAAAATGGTCAAAACCTTAAATATACAGGATACTAGAATCATGAATCTTTTAAGAGAAAACAATGTACGCGGCATGTTTTCATTAAAATATAGTCCTAAAGAATATATCGATTATTATCCTACTAGCAAAAGAAAAGTTAAATGTACCAAAGTAGGGGATAAATATAAATTTTTAATAGAACTAGATTTAATGGGTGACATAGTTTCTAATACTCTTATACCAGACATATCTCACAATGAGGAGATGAGAAATAAATTTCAAGATGCTATGAGTAAATATGTAGAAGCTTCCTGTAACAAATTTATAGAAAAAATGCAAAAAGACTATAAAATTGATTGTTTAGAGCTTGGCAGAATAGCTGCCTCTAAATATGGACGTCGTAGTGGAGTAGATTGGAACAAAGTTATTTCTGAACAATCGAATATAGATGTAAAAGTAAAAGTAAAAATAAATTCTACAGGAAGAGGAGCTTATTAG
- the arcA gene encoding arginine deiminase yields the protein MSGRHIHVYSEIGNLKTVILHRPGEEIENLTPDYLERLLFDDIPFLKVAREEHDNFAKILQNNGVEVLYLEKLAAEAVECKEVKELFLNEVIEECGIEDREQAEKLKEFLKALPTKAMVDKIMAGVRKKEIGYKEDFNEYPFLMDPMPNLYFTRDPFASIGKGITLNSMRTKTRRRETIFGKYIFKHHPEFKNSNVPLWYDRSHQYNIEGGDELVLSSEVLAVGHSERTDREAVLTMAKNIFEAGESFNTVLIFDIPKIRAFMHLDTVFTMIDHDKFTVHPGIEGSLKVTAVTFDKKNRELITKDEEGSLEKILSKYLNKDITLIRCGGGDRIISGREQWNDGSNTLAIAPGKVVTYERNYITNEILDKYNVTVLSMASSELSRGRGGPRCMSMPIYREDL from the coding sequence ATGAGTGGTAGACATATACATGTATACTCCGAAATTGGCAATTTAAAGACAGTAATACTGCATAGGCCTGGTGAGGAAATAGAAAATTTGACGCCAGACTATTTAGAGAGGCTTTTATTTGATGATATACCTTTTTTAAAGGTAGCGAGAGAAGAGCATGATAATTTCGCAAAGATTCTTCAAAACAATGGTGTAGAAGTTTTATATCTTGAAAAACTTGCAGCAGAAGCGGTAGAATGCAAAGAAGTTAAAGAATTGTTTTTAAATGAAGTTATAGAAGAATGCGGTATAGAAGATAGGGAGCAGGCAGAAAAACTTAAGGAATTCTTGAAAGCATTGCCAACAAAAGCTATGGTGGATAAGATAATGGCAGGAGTTAGAAAAAAGGAAATTGGATATAAAGAAGATTTTAATGAATATCCATTTTTAATGGACCCAATGCCAAACCTATACTTTACTAGGGATCCATTTGCTTCTATTGGAAAAGGTATAACTTTAAATTCTATGAGAACAAAAACTAGAAGAAGAGAAACTATATTTGGTAAATATATTTTTAAACATCATCCTGAATTTAAGAATTCTAACGTACCTTTATGGTATGACAGAAGTCATCAATATAATATAGAGGGTGGAGACGAATTAGTATTATCTAGTGAAGTTTTGGCTGTTGGACACAGTGAGAGAACAGACAGGGAAGCTGTATTAACTATGGCTAAAAACATATTTGAAGCAGGCGAATCCTTCAATACTGTGCTTATATTTGATATTCCTAAGATAAGAGCGTTCATGCATTTAGATACTGTATTTACTATGATAGATCATGATAAATTTACAGTTCATCCAGGTATAGAAGGAAGCTTAAAGGTTACAGCTGTAACTTTCGATAAAAAGAATAGGGAGCTTATAACTAAGGATGAAGAAGGATCTTTAGAAAAAATACTTTCTAAATATTTAAATAAAGATATAACTTTAATTCGCTGTGGAGGAGGAGATAGAATTATCTCTGGAAGAGAACAGTGGAACGATGGATCAAATACCTTAGCTATAGCACCAGGTAAGGTTGTTACTTATGAAAGAAATTATATTACAAATGAAATATTAGATAAATACAATGTAACAGTGCTTTCAATGGCATCTTCGGAATTGTCTAGAGGAAGAGGAGGCCCAAGATGTATGTCTATGCCTATATATAGAGAAGATTTATAG
- a CDS encoding spore germination protein produces the protein MIKNNLQNNIDYIIDQLGSKSTAIVRTFNIGKGPTPINAALIYINALVSKDLLDRDVLNPLMLKIDEDLYSKKDLSSYICENYIPVCNTLLENDLNNVVTEIKTGKTALLINNSTKYILLDTTAGNHRSISDPVNESSIRGSREGFIENIETNISILRRKIGDKNLCIENFKVGRRSQTALALIYIQDIVDDQVLNEIKMRLNSIDVDSVTDTGMIEQYIEDSPLSPFPQVFTTERPDIVKSNLMEGQVAMILNGTPQALTLPGIFVGFLQAVEDYNQRTIVSSFVRILRFIAIFTVITLPSLYLSLIQYNVELIPIKFVTPIVQSRKGIALPPFMEILSMEIIIEFLREGGLRLPPRIAQTLSIVGGIIIGNTAVESKIVSPTTLLIIGVSVVSSFLIPNYEMSLSLRFIRFPMLFITNALGFLGIAVGWFFLVVHLSALKSFTVPYFELKLGDLKDVFIRAPLWQMNKRPESIPIKDIIRQMDFRKFWRKNNE, from the coding sequence ATGATAAAAAATAATTTACAAAATAACATAGACTATATAATAGATCAATTAGGTTCTAAAAGCACTGCTATTGTTAGAACTTTTAATATAGGCAAAGGCCCTACTCCCATAAATGCAGCCTTAATATACATAAATGCTTTAGTTAGCAAAGATCTTTTAGATAGAGATGTGTTAAATCCTTTAATGCTTAAAATAGACGAGGATCTATATTCAAAAAAAGATTTATCCAGTTATATCTGTGAAAACTATATACCTGTATGCAATACCTTATTAGAAAATGACTTAAATAACGTGGTTACTGAAATTAAGACTGGCAAAACCGCTTTACTAATAAATAACTCAACTAAATATATTTTACTAGATACCACCGCCGGTAATCATCGTTCTATATCTGATCCTGTAAACGAATCTTCTATTAGAGGTTCAAGGGAAGGTTTTATTGAAAATATAGAAACGAACATAAGCATTCTTAGAAGAAAAATAGGTGACAAAAATTTATGTATAGAGAACTTTAAAGTAGGAAGAAGATCTCAAACCGCTCTTGCACTTATTTATATACAGGATATTGTTGATGATCAGGTACTAAATGAAATAAAAATGAGACTTAATTCTATAGATGTAGATTCCGTAACAGATACTGGAATGATAGAACAATACATTGAAGATAGTCCTCTTTCACCTTTTCCACAGGTGTTTACAACAGAAAGACCTGACATAGTTAAAAGTAACTTAATGGAAGGGCAAGTAGCTATGATATTAAATGGTACCCCTCAAGCTCTCACTCTTCCAGGTATATTTGTAGGATTTTTACAAGCTGTTGAAGATTATAATCAAAGGACAATAGTTTCTTCCTTTGTTAGAATTCTGCGCTTTATAGCTATATTCACTGTTATAACTCTTCCTTCACTATACTTATCTCTTATACAGTATAATGTAGAATTAATACCTATAAAGTTTGTAACACCCATTGTACAATCCAGAAAAGGTATTGCATTACCTCCTTTCATGGAGATACTTTCTATGGAAATAATAATTGAATTTTTAAGAGAGGGTGGTCTCAGACTACCACCAAGAATAGCACAAACCCTTAGTATTGTAGGAGGTATAATCATAGGAAATACTGCAGTAGAATCTAAAATAGTAAGCCCTACTACTCTTCTTATAATAGGAGTTTCCGTAGTATCCTCTTTTCTAATACCTAACTACGAGATGTCTTTAAGTTTAAGGTTTATAAGATTTCCTATGCTTTTTATTACTAATGCATTAGGCTTTTTAGGTATTGCTGTAGGATGGTTTTTCTTAGTAGTCCACCTTTCTGCTTTAAAAAGTTTCACTGTACCATATTTTGAACTAAAATTAGGAGATTTAAAGGATGTATTCATAAGAGCCCCTTTGTGGCAGATGAATAAAAGACCAGAATCCATACCTATTAAAGACATAATAAGACAAATGGACTTTAGAAAATTCTGGAGGAAGAATAATGAATAA